CTCCAGGAAGCCTTGGAAGTTTAAAACCTGCCTGCTTTCCGGGACTTTTTCGCAGACTCCATCCCAGCATGGGGTGACCACTCCTCATGGTATGCAGAATGGCGGCCAATGTGGGAAAACTTTTTCATATTTACATACAACTATGGTCGGTGGTCTTCTCACCTTTTGGTTTCGACACGGGGGAATCGAGACCGAATAGAATTCCGAAGAGCGGCATCCTAATTGCTTACAGGTAACGTAGTGGATCAGAATGTTTCATCAATGATGACCGGTACCGAAACCATACAGCTTCCGCCGGAGACCTCTGGCGGGCCCACCGATTCGGTCGCAGCGATGCTGCGCCGTGTCCCTGCCAGGGCATGGGTTCCGGTTGCCATAATTGCGGGCCTGCTGGTCGCGCTCTATCTGCGGGTTGCGATCAAGCTGGTCGTCGACTGGTACAACATCGCCGACTACTCGCACGGGTTCCTTGTTCCCTTCTTCTCGCTGTTTCTGTTGTGGGACAAGCGGAAAGAGATCGCGGCGACGCCGGTCAAGCAATCGTGGGCGGGAGTTCCGCTTGTCGCCTTTGGACTCATCGTTCTGATCTTCGGCATCTACGGCGTCGATCTGTTTACATCGCGGATCTCGTTCGTCATCCTGCTGGCGGGACTGATCTGGACGTTCTTCGGCGGCGCGATGCTCAGGGTGTTGCGGTTTCCTGCGCTCGTTCTGCTGCTGGGCATTCCCTTCCCGGCGATTGTCTTCAACCAGATCACATTCCCGTTGCAGCTTCTGGCCTCGCGGTTTGCCAGCATGATTCTTCCCCTGCTCGGCGTGCCAGTCCTGCAAGAGGGCAATGTGATTCAACTGCCGGTGATGAAGCTGGAGGTGGCTGAGGCGTGCAGCGGCATCCGCTCGCTGATGAGCCTGTTCACGCTGGCGGTCTTCTACGGCTATTTTCTGGAGAAGACAACCAGCCGCCGCGTGATTCTTGCGCTGGCCAGCATCCCGATTGCGGTGGCCGCCAACGTTGCCCGCATCGTGGGCACGGGGCTTTGCGTACAGTACTGGGACCCCAACAAGGCACTGGGCTTCTTCCATGAATTTTCTGGCTGGGTGATGTTCCTCGTCTCATTGTCATGCCTCTATCTGGTGCATCGCGCGATGCAGCTTGTTGTTCCGGCCAAGACGCCTGCGAAGAAGGAGGCTGCATGAGGTCGACGCGCTTCTGGACAACGGTGGTTCTGATGGTGCTGACGCTTGGGCTGCTGGTGCATCGCGGCGACGCGGACAATGTGCCGCCGAGCGACCCGCTGAGCATGATGCCAACAAACATCGAGGGCATGACCTCGCACGACATTCCTATGGACGACGATGTCCTGGCGGTGCTGGGCAAGGGCGATTTTCTCAACCGGCTGTATACGTATCCGAACCCGCAGCTTGTGGCCTCGCAGCCTGGCGCGGGCCCGGGAGCGGCGTATCCCATTGGGGTTTTTATCGGCTACTTCGCCACGCAGCGCAGCGGACAGTCCATCCATTCGCCGCAGCACTGCCTGCCCGGAGCAGGCTGGACGTTTGAGTCTCGGGACTACACCGCCATCGAGGACATCAACGGCAAGCGCTTCAACGTTGGGGAATACATTATCAACAACGGAGAGTCGCGGCAGTTTGTCATCTACTGGTACCAGGCGCATGGGCGGAGCATCGCGAATGAATACCGCGCCAAGGCCTACATGCTGGCGGATGCGATCCGCGAGAACCGCACCGACGGCGCGCTGGTCCGCGTCATCACCCCGATTGCAAGCGGAGAGTCGGTCGACTCCGCCCGCCAGCGGACAGTTCGCTTTACAACCCACATGACACCTTATCTGTCGCAGTTCATTCCGAACTGAGCGGACGCGCCAATTGGAAAGGATTTTTTTGATGGAAGTCAGTTTGAGGAGCCGCACGATGAAGATGTTCCCCCTTCGCACAGCGTTTCGAGTTACCGCCACGACGCTTGCTGTCTCGCTTGCACTTGTCTCTGTCTCCGGCTGCTCTCGCGACCCCAATAAGCAGAAGCAGAAGTACCTGGAGAGCGGCAAGCGTTATGTTGCCGAAGACAAGCTGAAGGAGGCTGCGATCCAGTTCTCGAACGCGCTGAAGGTCGACCGCAACTTCGCGGATGCGCACTATGAGCTGGCGAAGGTGTACCTGAAGCAGGGCTCGGCCATGCCCGGTTACGCCGAGCTGATGCGGACGGTCGACCTTGCTCCGAGCAATGTCAAGGCGCGGCTCGACCTGGGCAACCTTCTGCTTGCGGGCAACGCACTGGACCGCTCGACGGCGCAGGCTGAGGCCATTCTCGCGCTGGACAATAACAATGCCGATGCGTACGCGCTTCTCTCGGCCATTGCAGCGCGCAAGGGCGACCGCGCCGAGGCGCTGACGCAGATTCAGAAGGCGCTCTCGATCGACCCGAACCGCTCGAACTTCCATACGTCGCTCGCCGTGTTGCAGGCCGGCGACCCGGCAACGGCGCCGCAGGCCGAGGGCGAGGTGAAGAAGGCCATTGCGCTCGACGGCAAGAACGTCAACTCGCGCATTGTGATGGCGTCGATTCTACAGAGCAAGGGCGACGTGAACGGAGCGCTGGAGCAGATGCAGGCGGCAGTCGCCGCCGATCCGAAGAACCTGCTGGCGCGTTCGGGCCTGGCCGACCTGTACCTGCGCCAGAACAACGCAGCCAAAGCCGAAGAGGTGCTGCGCAAGACGGCCGACGATATGCCTGAGGACACGGCGGGAGCGGAGATGCTGTCGGCGTACTACCTGCGCACGAACCAGCTTGATCGCGGCGTCGCCGCCTATGCCGAGCTTGCAGCGGCGCACCCGAAGAGCACGCCGATCAAGGTTGGCTACTCGCGGCTGCTGCTGGCCAAGAAGGACCTGCCGAAGGCGCGCGAGGTGGTGAAGCAGTTAGTCGATACGGATGCGATGCTGCCCGACGTTGCGGTGCTCAACGGCAGCCTGATGATGAACGACGGCAAGACGAACGATGCCTTCGAGATGTTTCAGAAGGCGGCGAAGGCGAATCCTGACAACGCGCAACTGAAGATATGGCTGGGCCGCGCGGCCCGCGCCAAGGGAGACATTCCGGCAGCGCAGCAGGCGTTCCGCGACGCGACCCGGCTGAACCCGCGCAGCCCCGAGGCGCAGGAGGGTCTGGCGCAGATCTCGATCGACCGCCGCGACAGCACGACGCTGGCGCAGGTGGGAGAGGCGACGATCGCCGCAGACCCGAAGTCGGCCAATGGCTATATCTGGCGCGGCATGGCCGAGGCGAGCCAGAAGTCGTATGACAAGGCAGAGGCGGACTTCAAGCAGGCGATCAAGATCGCTCCCGAGAACGGGAACGGCTATCTGGAACTGGCGCAGTTGCGCCTGATCCAGAAGAACAATACAGAGGCGCGCTCGCTGCTGGAGCAGACGCTGGCGCGCAATCCGAACTCCGCGCCGGCGCTTGGCCTGCTGGCCTCTACGTATCTGGCGGACAAGCAGCCCGCCAAGGCGATCGGCCGCGTGCAGGAGCAGATCGCGAAGTCGCCGCAGAACGCGGCGATGTACACGCTGCTCTCCGACATCCAGGGCCGCAACGGCGACAACGCCGGGGCGCTGGCCTCCGCGGAGAAGGCGATGGAGATTAATTCCAGCGACTCGAATGCGGTCGTCGCCTACACCCATGCTCTGGTGGCGAGCGGCGACACGAGCAAGGCGATGGCGAAGTGGCAGCAGTGGACCGGCTCGCACCCGAACGATTCTGGCGCGTTTACGATCCTTGGCAGCCTTCAGGAGGCGCAGGGAGACCAGAGCGCTGCGATGGCCTCATACAAGAAGGCGCTACAGATTCAGCCGGAGCAGGCCGTGGCCGCAAACAATCTCGCTTACCTGATGATTGAGACCGGCCAGAACATGGATGTGGCGCTTTCGCTGGCGCAGACGGCGCGGCGTAATCTGCCGAACTCGTCGAGCACGGCGGACACGCTGGCCTGGGCTTACTACCACAAGGGCAACTACTCGTCGGCCCGCGACCTGCTTGAGGATGCGCTCAAGGTCGAACCGAACAATGCTTCGATTCACTACCACCTTGGCCTGACGTACTCCAAGCTGTCGGACAACGCCAATGCCGCTCTTCACCTGAAGAAGGCGGCGGCACTGGCTCCCAACACGCAGACGGCGAAGGACGCCGAAAAGGCGCTGGGCCAGCTTGGGTAGGGCAATTTTCCGTCAGGCGTGGTTCTTTCGACGTGGATTTATATCGCGCTTTCAGCGCTCAGAGCCTTGATTGTCATCGCTTACCTGGGCCTGCGGCCCAGGCTGGTATATGTTGGGCCTTTGGCCCTTGGACGACACATGAGTGAAAAATGCTCTAAAACAATCCGCTCTCTGCCGGACTGTGAGATCGCAGCCCGGCCGAACCAGTTTTCAGGGACCTTGTGAACAGTAAAACCATCGCCCGCAACACGGCCTGGTATGGCCTTGAGAACCTGATCGGCTTTGGCACATCGCTGATCACGTCGATCGCTATCGCCCGCACGCTGGGGCCGGCGAAGATGGGGTACATCATCTACGTCAGCTGGCTGGCGAGCATCGTCAGCAGACTGGGCTCGGTCGGCATCCCGGAGACGACGCGCAAGTATATGGCGGAGTTTATCGGCGGCGGCAACTACTCTTCCGCCCGCTTTATCTACTTCCGCACCTTCTTCATTCAGACGGCGCTCGCCGCTGTGGCCACGCTGGGCGCAACCATATGGGTGCTGCACGATTCTCCGGCGGAGTACCGCGTGGCTTCGCTGCTGCTGGTCTTCGGCATCCTGCCGGCGATGTCGAACTTCGTCTCGGCGCAGGCCAACGTCGCGGCGGAGAACCTCTCAGCAAATCTGCCCGCGTCGCTGGCATCGACGGCAACCTACTTCATCCTGACTCTTGCAGCGGTCGTGCTGAACTGGGGAGTGAACGGCATCGCCTTTGCGATGTTTGCGATGCGCCTGGTGGATTTTCTGGTGCGCATCTTCCCCACGATGCGCCGCATCCACGGCTGGGACAGCGGACACGACCATCCTCCGGCCGATCTGCGCGCGCGCATGACGAGCTTCGCTATACAGAGCGTGATGGGGATGTTGCTCGCGCTTGTGGTCTGGGACCGCTCGGAGTTGTTCCTGCTGAAACACCTCTCGACCGATATCCGGCAGGTGTCCTTCTACTCGGTCGCGTTCGGCCTGGCAGAGCGGCTGCTGCTCTTCCCGACGATCTTTGCGGCGGCGACCGGGGCCAGCATTCTTGCGCAGTACGGGCGCGACAGCTCGAGGCTGCCGGGGATGGTTGCTTCTTCGGCGCGTTACCTCGCCCTCATCTCCATTCCGGTGCACGTCATCGCCGTGCCGCTGGCGGCGCCGGTACTGCTGGTGCTCTACGGCAAGCAGTATGTCGGCGCGCTGGTGGTAGCGACGGTGGCGCCGCTGCTCTGCCTGCCGAAGGCTTTCCTGGGCCCGATACAAAGTCTTTTTGAGAGCGTCGACCAGCAGAAGTACTTCATCGTCGCCACCATTATCGCTTCGTTCGTCGATATTGGCGTTGCGTGGCTGCTCATCCCGGCACACGGAGCACTGGGCGCCTGCATCGGCAGCGGAGCAGCGCAGATCACGGCCGTGGGACTGATGTGGGCCGCGGGAATCAGGAAGTACAAGATTCGGCTCCCGTGGGCCTTCCTGTTCAAGCTCACAGCAATCAGCACTGCCGCCTCGCTTGCGGCTTATGGCCTTGCCGCACACCTGAATGCGCTTGAGGGTCTGATTGCAGGCAGCATCGCGTCGATCATTGTGTTCTTTACGCTCGCCTACATCTTCAAGATGCTGGAGCCGGAGGATTGCAGCCGGTTCAAGGTGATATCGAACGCGCTTCCCCGCCGCCTGGCTTCGCCGATCAACTCGATGATCGACCTGTTTGCCCGGCGCATGGAGCCGAGTTCCACAACTGTCTAGTGTGGTGCGTCTGAAGTTCTCAACATAACTTGAGGTCTGAACCGCAGGTCCTTCGACTCCGCAAGCCGCAAAACGCGCGGCAAAAAAATAGTGCGGAGAAGACCTCCGCACTACGATTGGGATCCAGTAAAGGACCAAGTTCCTACTGAAGGGCTCCCGGCACCTCCAGCAGGCACATCGAAAAAATCGGTTCGTTCTGGTGCAGTCGCCATACCAAACAGAAAGCTATGTTTTTCAATAAGATGGATGAGCCAGCGAATCTCCTACATGCAAACTATTGCCTATTTCGGAGATAATCTGCGACTCATTCCGGTTCAAGCAGGTCTCCTTTTGCTGCCCCAGAACCTTTCCTGGGGCGGTAGAGAGGCATCTGCCGAAGGATGACGCCCGTCTGAGAGGACAGAGATAGAAAGGTGATATGTTCAGTTGCCAGGTATGACCAAAGGATTGGGCCAACTCCCCTCGATACAGCGCGGCATTTATCTTCTGCCCCTGTTTTTAGTACTGATTGCGACATCGGTGGCGAATGCCGCCGTTCCCCTGTCGGGAACGCCGCTCGACGAGGGCTACCGCGACATGTACAACCTGCGCTTCAACGATGCTCATGCGAAGTTCCAGCAGTGGATGACGGAGCACCCCGAAGACCCGATGGGGCCAGTCTCCGATGCCGCGGCCTTCTTATTCAGTGAGTTCGAGCGGCTGCACATCATTGACGTGCAGTTATTCGCGAACCAGTCGCGCTTTGACAGCCGGAGCCGCCTCAATCCCGATCCCAATATACGGAAGTCGTTCGACGACCGGCTGAACCAGGCCTCGAACCTGGCGGACACCGCGCTTAAGCGGAACGCGAAGGACGCGCGCGCTCTCTATGTAAAGACCCTGGTGAGCGGCATGCGCTCCGACTATGCGCTGATGATCGACAAAAAGGACCTGACGGCGCTCAATTACAGCAAGGAGGCGAGCGCCTTCTCCAAGCAGGCGCTTGCAATCAGCCCGCACATGTATGACGCCTACCTCGCCTCGGGAGTTGAGAATTACATGCTCAGCCTCAAGTTTGCGCCGCTGCGCTGGCTGCTGAGCATGACCGGCGCGCAGACCAGCCGCGAGGAGGGCATCCGCCTGCTGAAGCTGACAGCGGGCCAGGGCCACTATCTTGCGCCCTTTGCGCGCATGATGCTCGCCGTTGCCGCCCTGCGCGAGAACAAACCCCAGGAGGCGCGCGCCATTTTGATCGACCTGAAGAAGGAGTTTCCGCTCAACTCGATGTACGACCGCCAACTCGCCCTTATCCACTAATAACGTTTCTTGCCAGCCTGTGAACTTTTCGGAACGCTTTTTCGTCCGAAGCATGTAGGCTGGTGGCGTCTCTCCACTTGCGTTCATCTCAACTTTAGCGTTACCTCAACAAACGATAAGGGTCTCTCATAAGCATGCGCATCGCTTCAGTCGGAACTGCCTACCCGTCCCACCGCTATCCACAGTCCGTTATCGCCGAAGCGCTTCGCGGCCGCTGGGAGCACAAGATGGAAGAGCCTCGCCTGTTGACACGGCTCTTTGCGAACTGTGGGGTCGACTTTCGTCATACCGTCTTTCCACTGGAGAGCTACCCCTCACTCGACACCTTTGAGAAGACCAACAATGCCTGGATCAAGGCCGCAGTCGACCTGGGCCAGCAGGCGATCTGCCGCGCGCTCGACCACGCGGGGATCTCGCCCGAGGACATCGGCGCTATCTTCTTCGCCTCGGTCACGGGAATCTCCAGCCCTACCGTGGACGCCCGGCTGATCAACCGGCTTCCCTTCTCCGTCAACGTGAAGCGGACGCCGATCTTCGGGCTGGGTTGCGTGGCTGGGGCGGCGGGAATCTCCCGCGCCTCGGACTACGTGCGCGCCTTCCCGGACCAGTATGCGCTGTTGCTCTCGGTCGAGCTGTGCTCGCTAACGTGGCAGGACGACGACCAGTCCATCGCCAACCTCATCTCGTGCGGCCTGTTTGGCGACGGGGCGGCCGCTGTCGTCATCGCAGGGGCCGATACACCTGTAGCCAAGCGCGGCAGCGGTCCCCGCGTGCTCGCTACGCGCTCCACCTTCTATCGCAACACGGAGCGCGTGATGGGTTGGGACATCGTCAACACCGGCTTCCGGATCGTGCTCTCGCCCGACGTCCCGAAGGTGGTTGAAGAGAACCTGCTCGGCAACGTCGAGGGCTTTCTCGCGGACAATAGCCTGACGCGCGACGACATCTCCACCTACATCTTCCACTCCGGCGGCCCCAAGGTGCTGGAGGCGATGCAGAAGTCGCTTGGGTTGCCTGCGGATGCGCTCGCTCCCTCGTGGAAGAGCCTGCGCGAGGTCGGCAACCTCTCGGCCGCCTCTGTCCTTACAGTGCTGGAGGACTATCTCAAGGTGCATCCGGGCAAGCCGGGGACGTACTCGATCCTGGCGGCGATGGGGCCGGCATTTTGCTCGGAGCTAGTGCTCCTTCAGTGGTAGCTGCGTCAAAAGCTAAGATCGCCTTAAGGTTCGATCAAGGTAACGCTTCTAAGCCGAGGTTGAGCAAGTGGCTTCGAGAACGATCAACCTCCCGGGCAATAGCCAATCGAGCGGCCCCGATCTGCTTGTAGCAGGTGCGGGGCCGGCAGGTCTGGCCTGCGCCATCGCGGCAGCCTCTCAAGGGCTTCGCGTCGAGGTGGTCGACGGCCGCACACCCCCTATCGACAAGGCATGCGGCGAGGGCCTCATGCCCGACACCCTCGCGGCCCTGACTCAACTTGGCATCGATAGCCGTCAGTTGCAGCAGATGGGGTTTCCCCTGCGCGGAATCAGCTTTATCAAGTACGGCACAGCGATCGAGGGCTACTTTCCGGAAGGCCTCGGCCTCGGTATTCGCCGCACCGCCCTTCATCAGCTACTGCTTGAACGCGCTCTGGCTCTAGGAGTCACTTTTCATTGGAGCACGACGGTTACCGCCATCGCAGGAGATGCGGTCCGCACGAGCCGGGGAACGATGCAGGCCCGCTGGATTGCAGGCGCCGACGGCCCACAGTCCCGCGTTCGATCGATGGCTGGGTTGAATCGCGGCTCCAGCAGCCGCCGTCGCCTCGCCCTGCGGCAACACTTCGCCATCGCTCCCTGGACCGATCTTGTCGAAGTTCACTGGGCCAAACGCGCACAGGCCTATGTCACGCCGGTCTCCGAAGCCAGCGTCTGCTGTGTCTTCATCGGCTCGCAGCGCTTCGGCAGCAGTGAGCAGGCGCTTGCGCTCTTCTCCGCGCTCAAAGATCGCCTCGGTCCCGCCTCAGCCAGCGGGACGCCAATGGGCGCCGTCACCTTGAGCCGGAAGCTGCGCCGCGTCACATCGGGAAACATCGCGCTTGCAGGAGACGCCTCAGGCTCCGTCGACGCCATCACCGGCGAAGGGCTCGCGCTCTGCTTCCGTCAGGCCCTGGCTCTCGCCGATGCGCTCAAGGCCGGCGACCTCGCTCTCTACGAAAATGCACATGCACACCTGCTACGTCTGCCACGATTCATGTCTCGCGCCATGCTCCTGATGGATCGCCATCCCCTGGCGCTTGCGCGAACCTTCAAGAGCTTCGAGCGCCGCCCCAATCTCTTCCCCCATCTTCTTAAAATCCATACAGGCTACGAACCGTTCCGGCTGCTCGGCTCCGGCGGCCTCGTCGCCTCGCTCCTCTGCATGCTCACACCCTGACAATAGGAGAATTGCTCAAGCTGCCTTTACACTGACGAAGGCATCCTGTAACTTTGGGCATCCTGCATAGAAAGGGGGAACGACCATGGACGACATTGCAAAGCGCTCGATCGAAATCATCGCCAAGGCCAAGAACATCCCCACCGATACCATCCACCTCGACACCACCTTTGAAGAGCTGAACATCGACTCGCTCGACAAGATCAACATCTCGTTTGAGGTCGAAGAAGCGTTCAATATCGAAATTCCCGACGAAGCGCTGGGTTCGCTGAAGACTGTCGGCGACGTGGTCAACGGCGTGAAGCAGCTGATCGAAGCCAAGGCCGCGGGCACGCTGCCGGCCGCAACGTCGTAACTGACAGGAGCCCGTCCCGGAACGTGAATCGCGTCGTCATCACAGGCCTCGGCTGCGTTACTCCTATCGGCTCGACTGTGCCGGAGTTCCGCGATTCGCTCTTCGCCGGCAGGACGGGAATCTCTCCCATCAGAGACGTTCCCGATACTCCTGACGGAGATCCCGGCGTCCGCTACAAGCAGGCAGCGCAGATCTTCGACTTCGACCCCGCCGAGCACCTCGACTCGGGCATTATCTCCGCCACCAATCGCAACACGCACTTTGGCATCGTCGCCGCGCGGCAGGCCGCGGCGCAGGCGGAGCTTCTGAAGCACCATGCCCCCGGCGACATCGCCATCATCATGGGCTGCGCCTGCGGGGGCCGCTCGTCTGAAGAGCACGAGGTCAAGGGACTTTATACGCGCAATGCGCGCGCGCATCCGCTGACCATCGTGCGCACGATGTCGTCTGCGGGTGCGAGCAACATCTCGATCGACCTGCGCATTACCGGGCCGACGCTCGATATCTCGACTGCGTGCGCGTCGTCGACGCACGCCATCGGACTCGCCTTTCACATGGTGCGCTCGGGCATGTCGACGGCTGCGATCTGCGGCGGTCATGAAGCTCCGCTGAGCTGGGGTTTCTATCGCGCGTGGGACTCGATGCGCGTCGTCTCGCCCACGCAGTGCCGCCCTTATGCAGCCGACCGCGACGGCATGACGCTGGGCGAGGGTGCAGCCATGCTGGTGATTGAGACGCTTGAGTCCGCGCAGGCGCGCAACGCCACGATCTTCGGCGAGATCGTCGGCTTCGGCATGTCCGCCGACGCCAACCACATCACACAGCCGCAGGCAGAGGGCGCGGCCGCCGCCATGCGCAAGGCGCTCGCGGACGCGAACGTGTCGCCGGAAGATGTTGGCTACATCAACGCCCATGGCACCGGGACGCAGGCCAACGATGCCACGGAAGCCGCAGCCATCCACCAGGTCTTCGGTATGCGCGCATCGCAGATTCCGCTCAGCTCCACCAAGTCGCTGCACGGCCACGCGATCGGGGCCAGCGGCGCGCTGGAGGCGCTCGCCACGGTGCTGGGACTGCAAGAAAGACGGCTGCCGCATACTGCGGGCGTCACCAATCCGGACACGTCGCTCAACATCGACATCATCGTCAATGGGCCGCGTGCTACAGGGCCCACGGTTGCGCTGTCGAACTCGCTCGCCTTCGGCGGATTGAATGCCGTGATCGCGCTGCGTACCTGGCAATAATTAAGTGGGGTTCGAGCTTCGCTCGAATGACCCAATCATGCCGCGATAAGGCTGCGTCATGAATGGAGCACCCGGCAAGTAATTCACGCCAAATCCGTCGTCAGCAGCTTCTCCAGGCGCGCATAGCTCGCCTCGACTCCCGTATCCATCGGTGAGCGCAGAACGGCCTCGCGCGCTTCTTTGGTGTCGTAGGTCACCGTCGTCTCAAGCGTGGTGATACCGCCCTTTTCGCTGAGCGCCGTTGTTACGACTGCGCCGCCTGGATACCACGACATGTCGAACTTCTCCGTTGCCACAATGCGCTCGTTGGGGACGATCTCCTTGTAGACGCCGCCCATGCCCAACTCTTCGCCAGTCTCGTCTTTCTTCCACTCATAGCGATAGGAGCCGCCAGTTTGCAGGTCGATGTCGCAGACCGTCATCGTCCAACCTTCAGGGCCGGCGAGCCAGCGCTTGACCAGATCGGGCGTGGTGAACGCCTTGTAAACCAGCGTGCGTGGAGCGTGGAACTCTCGCGTCATCACGACGCCGCGATCTCCAGCGGCTGCTACCTTCAATTTTCCTGTGACTCTCGTCTCCATCTGTATCTCCTTTTGCATGAAATATCCCCGGTGCTCAATACTTCTTGTGATTTCTTCTCTTCTGCCGTGTCTTCACGGTCTTTGGCCTGCTGTCTTCCGCCTTCAACTCTTCCAGCAAAAGGTCGAGCCGCGCAAAGTTCTGCTCCCACGCTTTGCGATAACGTTCGAGCCACTGATTCGCCTGGGCCAGCGGCTGGGCCTCGAGCCTGCATGGACGGCGCTGCGCATCGCGGCCGCGCGAGACCAGGCCCGCGCGCTCCAGCACCTTCAGGTGCTTCGAGACAGCGGGCTGGCTCATGGCAAACGGCTCGAC
This portion of the Acidobacteriota bacterium genome encodes:
- a CDS encoding winged helix-turn-helix transcriptional regulator produces the protein MGYTHSTRTHAKPDLDAIFAALADPTRRAIVARLAEGEATVAELVEPFAMSQPAVSKHLKVLERAGLVSRGRDAQRRPCRLEAQPLAQANQWLERYRKAWEQNFARLDLLLEELKAEDSRPKTVKTRQKRRNHKKY